The following coding sequences lie in one Anomaloglossus baeobatrachus isolate aAnoBae1 chromosome 7, aAnoBae1.hap1, whole genome shotgun sequence genomic window:
- the LOC142246649 gene encoding uncharacterized protein LOC142246649 — protein MTETKGVSTPMESSYLKLEEDDLLPNNEKYRQAVGALLYISTMTRPDIATAVGILCRYAEKPRQKDWNAVKRVLRYLETQTVNLKLSAAGNLKLTSYADADWAGNSHDRKSTSGYVFKLGESSISWSSRKQVSVALSSTEAE, from the coding sequence ATGACAGAAACCAAAGGTGTATCAACGCCAATGGAATCATCCTACCTGAAACTGGAAGAAGATGACCTGTTGCCTAACAATGAGAAATATCGACAGGCAGTGGGGGCACTTCTATACATATCGACTATGACTCGACCAGATATTGCAACAGCAGTTGGAATATTGTGCAGATATGCGGAGAAACCGCGCCAAAAGGACTGGAATGCCGTTAAAAGAGTTCTCCGATATTTAGAGACACAAACTGTAAATTTAAAATTATCTGCAGCAGGAAATCTAAAACTCACCAGCTATGCTGACGCAGATTGGGCTGGTAATTCGCATGATCGTAAATCCACAAGCGGATACGTATTTAAACTTGGAGAAAGTTCAATCTCCTGGTCTAGTAGAAAACAAGTATCTGTTGCTTTGTCATCTACAGAAGCTGAATAG